A region from the Candidatus Thermoplasmatota archaeon genome encodes:
- a CDS encoding archease has protein sequence MARGFEHVDHTADLAIHAWGATLGEAFEEAARGLFAYMTEMETARPVGAFRFVLAETTPERLLHAWLETLLFHHQRDLLVFSRFRCDVAPDGLSLEGVAEGEAYAAERHGPIHEVKAVTYHDMRIVASPPRVEVVVDI, from the coding sequence ATGGCCCGCGGATTCGAGCACGTCGACCATACCGCGGACCTCGCGATCCACGCCTGGGGCGCGACCCTGGGCGAGGCCTTCGAGGAGGCCGCGCGCGGCCTCTTCGCCTACATGACCGAGATGGAGACGGCGCGGCCCGTCGGCGCCTTCCGCTTCGTTCTCGCCGAAACGACGCCCGAGCGGCTCCTCCACGCCTGGCTCGAGACGCTCCTCTTCCACCATCAGCGGGACCTCCTCGTCTTCTCGCGGTTCCGCTGCGACGTCGCGCCCGACGGGTTGAGCCTCGAGGGCGTCGCCGAGGGCGAGGCCTACGCGGCCGAACGGCATGGCCCCATCCACGAGGTGAAGGCGGTGACCTACCACGACATGCGCATCGTCGCGTCGCCGCCGCGCGTGGAAGTCGTCGTGGACATCTAG
- a CDS encoding helix-turn-helix domain-containing protein: protein MGTLFDHLSALFAAPQPVPVEDLRTSLTRSLPRRAILEVVERSPGIPLGVLITRLPYGSGTVYHHLQVLERAGLVTTMASGRRRLIYPTAPSATAPPDTRHLVLLSTPTARRIARVIVDRPGCSIGEIFLRTGASPRMVYYNLKQLTAAGLVSSASATRYKQLTASPALPIILARAERMVAEADRGART from the coding sequence GTGGGAACGCTCTTCGATCATCTGTCGGCCCTCTTCGCGGCGCCCCAGCCCGTGCCCGTCGAGGACCTGCGGACGTCCCTCACGAGAAGCCTCCCCCGCCGCGCCATCCTCGAGGTCGTGGAGCGCTCGCCGGGGATCCCGCTCGGCGTGCTCATCACGCGGCTCCCGTATGGTTCGGGAACCGTCTATCATCATCTTCAGGTCCTTGAGCGCGCGGGCCTCGTCACGACGATGGCGTCCGGCCGTCGGCGCCTCATCTATCCTACGGCTCCCTCCGCGACGGCCCCGCCGGACACGCGGCATCTCGTCCTGCTCAGCACGCCCACGGCGAGGAGGATCGCCCGCGTGATCGTCGACCGCCCCGGCTGCTCGATCGGGGAGATCTTCCTGAGGACGGGCGCGTCCCCGCGGATGGTGTACTACAACCTGAAGCAGCTCACCGCCGCGGGCCTCGTCTCCTCGGCGTCGGCGACGCGCTACAAGCAGCTTACGGCGTCCCCGGCCCTCCCCATCATCCTGGCCCGCGCCGAACGGATGGTCGCGGAAGCGGACCGGGGCGCGCGGACCTGA